Proteins from a genomic interval of Xanthomonas sp. AM6:
- a CDS encoding replication-associated recombination protein A, with product MRPLAERMRPRTLDEMVGQKRLLAPASALRRAVESGRVHSMILWGPPGCGKTTLALLLAQYAEAEFKAISAVLSGLPEVRLVLAEAAQRFADGRRTVLFVDEVHRFNKAQQDAFLPHIERGTILFVGATTENPSFELNSALLSRCRVHVLEPVSPQDIVEALQRALHDSERGLGGEAIQVSDAALLEIAGAADGDVRRALTLLEIAAELAQGEGGQITPQTLLQVLADRTRRFDKGGEQFYDQISALHKSVRSSNPDAALYWLTRMLDGGCDPSYLARRLTRMAIEDIGLADPRAQQMALEAWDIYERLGSPEGELAFAQLVLYLASTAKSNAGYAAFNQAKAEVRESGTQEVPLHLRNAPTKLMKNLGYGEHYQYDHDAEGGIALDQTGFPDAMGERVYYRPVERGLEIKLKDKLDRLRAAREQARADKAKPTRS from the coding sequence ATGCGCCCGCTGGCCGAGCGCATGCGCCCGCGCACGCTGGACGAGATGGTCGGGCAGAAACGCCTGCTGGCGCCGGCCAGCGCGTTGCGCCGCGCGGTGGAGTCCGGTCGCGTGCATTCGATGATCCTGTGGGGCCCGCCGGGCTGCGGCAAGACCACCCTGGCGCTGCTGTTGGCGCAGTACGCCGAAGCCGAGTTCAAGGCGATCTCGGCGGTGCTCTCCGGCCTGCCGGAGGTGCGGCTGGTGCTGGCCGAGGCTGCGCAGCGCTTCGCCGACGGGCGCCGCACCGTGCTGTTCGTCGACGAGGTGCACCGCTTCAACAAGGCGCAGCAGGACGCGTTCCTGCCGCACATCGAGCGCGGCACCATCCTGTTCGTCGGCGCCACCACCGAGAACCCGTCGTTCGAGCTGAACTCGGCGCTGCTGTCGCGCTGCCGCGTGCACGTGCTGGAACCGGTGTCGCCGCAGGACATCGTCGAGGCGCTGCAGCGGGCGCTGCACGACAGCGAGCGCGGGCTGGGCGGCGAGGCGATCCAGGTGTCGGACGCGGCGCTGCTGGAGATCGCCGGCGCCGCTGACGGCGACGTGCGGCGCGCCTTGACCCTGCTGGAGATCGCCGCGGAACTGGCGCAAGGCGAGGGCGGCCAAATCACCCCGCAGACCCTGCTGCAGGTGCTGGCCGACCGCACCCGCCGCTTCGACAAGGGCGGCGAGCAGTTCTACGACCAGATCTCGGCGCTGCACAAGTCGGTGCGCAGCTCCAACCCGGACGCCGCACTGTACTGGCTGACGCGCATGCTCGACGGCGGCTGCGATCCGTCCTACCTGGCGCGGCGCCTGACCCGCATGGCGATCGAGGACATCGGCCTGGCCGACCCGCGCGCGCAGCAGATGGCGCTGGAAGCCTGGGACATCTACGAGCGGTTGGGCAGCCCGGAAGGCGAGCTGGCCTTCGCGCAGCTGGTGCTGTACCTGGCCAGCACCGCCAAGTCCAACGCCGGCTACGCCGCCTTCAACCAGGCCAAGGCCGAAGTGCGCGAGAGCGGCACCCAGGAGGTGCCGCTGCACCTGCGCAACGCGCCGACCAAGCTGATGAAGAACCTCGGCTACGGCGAGCACTACCAGTACGACCACGACGCCGAGGGCGGCATCGCCCTGGACCAGACCGGGTTCCCGGACGCCATGGGCGAGCGCGTGTACTACCGGCCGGTGGAGCGCGGGCTGGAGATCAAGCTCAAGGACAAGCTGGACCGGCTGCGCGCCGCGCGCGAACAGGCGCGGGCTGACAAGGCCAAGCCGACGCGCTCATAA
- a CDS encoding DUF3649 domain-containing protein encodes MYPVPPLRDPRAPADASATPRRPLPPWLGVLSRSVAAIFGGYALAAATSALLPLLWPSLRAQAVLSGMMLGILVCACTALWAFATRSATRAWLGVLALLAPMALAIAWLQQHAP; translated from the coding sequence ATGTATCCAGTTCCGCCTCTACGCGATCCACGCGCCCCTGCAGACGCATCCGCCACGCCGCGGCGTCCGTTGCCGCCGTGGCTGGGCGTGCTGTCGCGCAGCGTGGCGGCGATCTTCGGCGGCTATGCGCTGGCCGCGGCGACCTCGGCGCTGTTGCCGTTGCTGTGGCCGTCGCTGCGGGCGCAGGCGGTCCTGAGCGGCATGATGCTGGGCATCCTGGTCTGCGCCTGCACCGCCCTGTGGGCGTTCGCCACGCGCAGTGCGACGCGCGCCTGGCTCGGCGTTCTCGCGTTGCTGGCGCCGATGGCGCTGGCCATCGCCTGGCTGCAGCAGCACGCGCCGTGA
- the crcB gene encoding fluoride efflux transporter CrcB, producing the protein MNFALWWQQLLLAMAGGAVGSGLRFAVGSALLQRYGAGFPWGTLAVNLVGAFCGGFLLVWIDGKGASAPYWRALLIVGLLGGLTTFSSLMMESLVFLRGGRGGMVPIYLAITLAAGLLLVFAGARVATELRPPAASAGR; encoded by the coding sequence ATGAATTTCGCCCTGTGGTGGCAGCAGCTGTTGCTGGCGATGGCCGGCGGCGCGGTCGGCTCCGGGTTGCGCTTCGCCGTCGGCAGCGCGCTGCTGCAGCGCTACGGCGCCGGCTTCCCGTGGGGCACGCTGGCGGTGAACCTGGTCGGCGCGTTCTGCGGCGGCTTCCTGCTGGTCTGGATCGACGGCAAGGGCGCCAGCGCGCCGTACTGGCGGGCGCTGCTGATCGTCGGCCTGCTCGGCGGCCTGACCACGTTCTCCTCGCTGATGATGGAGAGCCTGGTGTTCCTGCGCGGCGGGCGCGGCGGCATGGTGCCGATCTATCTGGCGATCACGTTGGCCGCGGGCCTGCTGCTGGTGTTCGCCGGCGCCCGCGTGGCGACGGAACTGCGCCCGCCGGCGGCCAGCGCCGGCCGATGA
- the dmeF gene encoding CDF family Co(II)/Ni(II) efflux transporter DmeF, with the protein MSHHRTLDAFTHHHDFLGDRHERNARRTWAVVALTAAMMLLEIVAGWWTGSMALLADGLHMATHAGALSIAGFAYWFARRHRHDPRFSFGTGKVGDLAGFCSALILAMIALGIGVESALRLAQPRQIAYDEAIWIASLGLLVNLASAWMLGADHHHGHDHDHSHDHGHGHSSRSHAAVERRHAQHDHDHDHRHDDHAHPHAPAHQHDHAHARAAGDHAAHAHTDHNLRSAYVHVLADALTSVLAIVALLLAKRLGWLWMDALVGIVGAVVIARWSLGLLRDTGAVLLDASAPAALQAQIRQRLEQDDERIADLHVWRIGPGQHAAIVSLVTHRPRPAAFYHARLDGVATLGHVSIEVQTCPD; encoded by the coding sequence ATGAGCCACCACCGCACGCTGGATGCCTTCACCCATCACCACGACTTCCTCGGCGACCGCCATGAGCGCAACGCGCGCCGGACCTGGGCGGTGGTCGCGCTGACCGCGGCGATGATGCTGCTGGAGATCGTCGCCGGCTGGTGGACCGGCTCGATGGCGCTGCTCGCCGATGGCCTGCACATGGCCACCCACGCCGGGGCGCTGTCGATCGCCGGCTTCGCCTACTGGTTCGCGCGCCGCCATCGGCACGATCCGCGCTTCAGCTTCGGCACCGGCAAGGTCGGCGACCTGGCCGGATTCTGCAGCGCGCTGATCCTGGCCATGATCGCGCTGGGCATCGGCGTGGAATCGGCGCTGCGCCTGGCGCAGCCGCGGCAGATCGCCTACGACGAGGCGATCTGGATCGCGTCGCTGGGCCTGCTGGTGAACCTGGCCAGCGCCTGGATGCTCGGTGCCGACCATCATCATGGCCACGATCACGATCACAGCCACGATCACGGCCATGGCCATTCCAGCCGCAGCCACGCAGCGGTCGAGCGGCGCCACGCGCAGCATGACCATGACCATGACCATCGCCACGACGATCATGCCCACCCGCACGCGCCCGCTCACCAGCACGACCACGCCCACGCGCGTGCCGCCGGCGACCACGCCGCGCACGCGCACACCGACCACAACCTGCGCTCGGCCTACGTGCACGTGCTGGCGGACGCGCTGACCTCGGTGCTGGCGATCGTGGCGCTGCTGCTTGCCAAGCGCCTGGGCTGGCTGTGGATGGACGCGCTGGTGGGCATCGTCGGCGCCGTCGTCATCGCCCGCTGGTCGCTGGGGCTGCTGCGCGATACCGGCGCGGTGCTGCTCGACGCCTCTGCGCCGGCGGCGCTGCAGGCGCAGATCCGCCAGCGCCTGGAACAGGACGACGAGCGCATCGCCGACCTGCACGTGTGGCGGATCGGCCCCGGCCAGCATGCGGCGATCGTGTCGCTGGTGACGCACCGGCCGCGGCCGGCGGCGTTCTACCACGCGCGCCTGGACGGCGTGGCTACGCTGGGGCACGTCAGCATCGAAGTGCAGACCTGCCCCGATTGA
- the lolA gene encoding outer membrane lipoprotein chaperone LolA — translation MLRTLRYTVLATALLAGSAFAGARQDLDAFTRGLKGLDGQFAQKVYDGKGALKETASGRVALSAPRLFRWEYRKPYTQLIVADGAKVWVYDPDLKQVTVRTQGAEEQNSPLTALIDPGKLDRQYDVSEEAVARDGLQWLSMTPKVDTEASFQIAKLGFDAGGLARMEVVDAVGQRTEISFSGWKRNPAFAAGTFRYVPDKDVDVVGDR, via the coding sequence ATGCTTCGCACACTTCGCTACACCGTTCTCGCCACCGCGCTGCTGGCCGGCAGCGCCTTCGCCGGCGCGCGCCAGGACCTGGACGCCTTCACCCGCGGGCTCAAGGGCCTGGACGGCCAGTTCGCGCAGAAGGTCTACGACGGCAAGGGCGCGCTGAAGGAAACCGCCAGCGGCCGCGTCGCGCTGTCGGCGCCGCGCCTGTTCCGCTGGGAGTACCGCAAGCCCTACACGCAGCTGATCGTCGCCGACGGCGCCAAGGTCTGGGTCTACGATCCGGACCTGAAGCAGGTCACCGTGCGCACCCAGGGCGCCGAGGAGCAGAACAGCCCGCTGACCGCGCTGATCGACCCGGGCAAGCTGGACCGCCAGTACGACGTCAGCGAGGAAGCGGTGGCGCGCGACGGCCTGCAGTGGCTGTCGATGACGCCGAAGGTGGACACCGAGGCCAGCTTCCAGATCGCCAAGCTCGGCTTCGACGCCGGCGGCCTGGCGCGGATGGAAGTGGTCGACGCGGTCGGCCAGCGCACCGAGATCAGCTTCAGCGGCTGGAAACGCAACCCGGCCTTCGCCGCCGGCACCTTCCGCTACGTGCCGGACAAGGACGTGGACGTGGTCGGCGACCGTTGA
- a CDS encoding PepSY-associated TM helix domain-containing protein produces MKQGFRQSMAWLHTWTGLLVGWVLLLIFMAGTASYFRDEISRWMRPELPRAQLSTEAIAARAVALLEREAPQSPQWTVSLPGARSSFTQMFWRNPPPADGRKQSRKERFGDALLDPRSGQASAARDTRGGDFFYRLHFDLHYIPALWARYIVGFCAMFMLVAIVTGVITHKKIFKDFFTFRPAKGQRSWLDFHNVSAVLALPYHAMITYTGLVTLMLMYLPWGIKVAYPDAEAAFYAEAFQQPENTREASGQPGRRLPIARLLDVARAEWGAQAPIAGFSLYNPGDAAAVIEIRHGTGQRLAYDAPTLLLDAGNGQVLARSGDPGAAAQTRNTLYGLHLAHFAGTGLRWLFFGSGLLGCLMVASGVILWAVKERPKHAKAGRIGFGLRLVDALNIGAVAGLPIAFAAYFWGNRLLPLQMAERPEQEAAVFFLAWAAALLAAFAWPRRAMWAWQLYLGAALFALLPALNALTTDAHLGNTLPAGDWALASVDLVCFGLGCALAVAARRMQRWQPPLSAAARRARERAAAAQSVPNAALEAP; encoded by the coding sequence GTGAAGCAGGGATTCCGCCAGTCGATGGCGTGGCTGCACACCTGGACCGGCCTGCTGGTCGGCTGGGTGCTGCTGTTGATCTTCATGGCCGGCACCGCCAGCTATTTCCGCGACGAGATCAGCCGCTGGATGCGTCCGGAGCTGCCGCGCGCGCAGCTGAGCACGGAGGCGATCGCCGCGCGCGCGGTCGCGCTGCTGGAACGCGAAGCGCCGCAATCGCCGCAATGGACGGTGTCGCTGCCGGGCGCGCGTTCGTCGTTCACCCAGATGTTCTGGCGCAATCCGCCGCCGGCCGACGGCCGCAAGCAGAGCCGCAAGGAGCGGTTCGGCGACGCCCTGCTGGATCCGCGCAGCGGCCAGGCCAGCGCCGCGCGCGACACCCGCGGCGGCGACTTCTTCTATCGCCTGCATTTCGACCTGCACTACATCCCGGCGCTGTGGGCGCGCTACATCGTCGGCTTCTGCGCGATGTTCATGCTGGTGGCGATCGTCACCGGGGTCATCACCCACAAGAAGATCTTCAAGGACTTCTTCACCTTCCGCCCGGCCAAGGGCCAGCGCTCGTGGCTGGACTTCCACAACGTCAGTGCGGTGCTGGCCCTGCCCTACCACGCGATGATTACCTACACCGGGCTGGTCACGCTGATGCTGATGTACCTGCCGTGGGGCATCAAGGTGGCCTATCCCGACGCCGAGGCCGCGTTCTATGCCGAAGCCTTCCAGCAGCCGGAAAACACCCGCGAGGCCAGCGGCCAGCCCGGCCGGCGGCTGCCGATCGCGCGCCTGCTGGACGTGGCGCGGGCCGAATGGGGCGCGCAGGCGCCGATCGCCGGGTTCTCGCTATACAACCCGGGCGATGCCGCCGCGGTGATCGAGATCCGCCATGGCACGGGCCAGCGCCTGGCCTACGATGCGCCGACGCTGCTGCTGGACGCCGGCAACGGGCAGGTCCTGGCGCGCAGCGGCGACCCCGGCGCCGCGGCACAGACCCGCAACACGCTGTACGGCCTGCACCTGGCGCACTTCGCCGGGACCGGGTTGCGCTGGCTGTTCTTCGGTTCCGGCCTGCTCGGCTGCCTGATGGTCGCCAGCGGGGTGATCCTGTGGGCGGTCAAGGAGCGGCCCAAGCATGCCAAGGCCGGCAGGATCGGCTTCGGCCTGCGCCTGGTCGATGCGTTGAACATCGGCGCGGTGGCCGGGTTGCCGATCGCCTTCGCCGCCTACTTCTGGGGCAACCGGCTGCTTCCGCTGCAGATGGCCGAGCGCCCGGAGCAGGAGGCGGCGGTGTTCTTCCTGGCTTGGGCCGCCGCGCTGCTGGCGGCGTTCGCCTGGCCCAGGCGCGCGATGTGGGCCTGGCAGCTGTACCTGGGCGCGGCCCTGTTCGCGCTGTTGCCGGCGCTCAATGCGCTGACCACCGACGCGCACCTGGGCAACACCTTGCCGGCGGGCGATTGGGCGCTGGCGTCGGTGGACCTGGTGTGCTTCGGGCTGGGCTGCGCGCTGGCGGTCGCCGCGCGGCGCATGCAACGGTGGCAGCCGCCGCTGTCGGCGGCCGCACGCCGCGCGCGCGAACGCGCGGCGGCGGCGCAGTCGGTCCCGAATGCGGCGCTGGAGGCGCCATGA
- a CDS encoding DUF3325 domain-containing protein, producing the protein MSLLGLGLAFSGFVALCLAMEKHQLELHGAQRATPARMRQLRIAGWLLLGAAFACCVVARGWSIGPVLWLGTLSASAALLTYGLLPYRPRAIVPLALAAPPLGLAAALLS; encoded by the coding sequence ATGAGCCTGCTCGGCCTGGGCCTGGCCTTCTCCGGTTTCGTCGCGCTGTGCCTGGCGATGGAGAAACACCAGCTGGAACTGCATGGCGCGCAGCGCGCCACGCCGGCGCGGATGCGCCAGCTGCGGATCGCCGGCTGGCTGCTGTTGGGCGCGGCATTCGCCTGCTGCGTCGTCGCCCGCGGCTGGAGCATCGGCCCGGTGCTGTGGCTGGGCACGCTCAGCGCCAGCGCCGCGCTGCTGACCTACGGCCTGCTGCCGTACCGGCCGCGCGCCATCGTGCCGCTGGCGCTGGCGGCACCGCCGCTGGGCCTGGCCGCCGCCCTGTTGTCCTGA
- a CDS encoding TraX family protein: MTSSARELLKWIALLLMTGDHVAKVLAGGYILIVSELGRIAFPLFALVMAYNLAQPGADVLKSLRRLLLWGIVAQPLHGLAFGYWAPFNILLSFALAAAAIWSIQQRQWTLLGMCALAAPPMVDYNWTGLMLVLAGWWLFRLRPAAQEPLHATTPQNGLRPWTERRSVRIAALVLSFGPLCWWNGNGWALLALPIAALLANRRFPIPRLRWAFYIYYVGHLAVLALCVPSNI; this comes from the coding sequence ATGACCAGCAGTGCCCGCGAGCTCTTGAAATGGATCGCCTTGCTCCTGATGACCGGCGACCACGTGGCGAAAGTGCTCGCCGGCGGCTACATCCTGATCGTGTCCGAACTGGGCCGAATCGCGTTCCCGCTGTTCGCCCTGGTCATGGCCTACAACCTGGCCCAACCCGGCGCCGACGTGCTCAAGTCCCTGCGCCGGCTGCTGCTGTGGGGCATCGTGGCGCAACCGCTGCATGGACTGGCATTCGGCTACTGGGCGCCGTTCAACATCCTGCTCAGCTTCGCCCTGGCCGCCGCCGCGATCTGGAGCATCCAGCAACGGCAATGGACCTTGCTCGGCATGTGCGCGCTAGCGGCACCGCCGATGGTGGATTACAACTGGACCGGATTGATGCTGGTGCTGGCGGGCTGGTGGCTGTTCCGCCTGCGTCCGGCAGCGCAAGAACCACTGCACGCGACCACACCGCAGAACGGCCTCCGGCCGTGGACCGAGCGCCGCAGCGTACGCATCGCGGCGCTCGTCCTGTCGTTCGGCCCGCTGTGCTGGTGGAACGGCAATGGCTGGGCGCTGCTGGCGCTCCCGATAGCGGCGCTGCTGGCGAACCGTCGTTTTCCCATCCCACGGCTGCGCTGGGCGTTCTACATCTACTACGTGGGGCACTTGGCGGTGTTGGCGCTATGCGTTCCATCGAATATTTAA